The proteins below come from a single Arthrobacter sp. zg-Y1171 genomic window:
- a CDS encoding AAA family ATPase: MQAFGPFADRQVIDFDELGAHGLFLLNGPTGAGKTSVLDAICFALYGTVPGARQQGRRLRSDHAAQDTAPEVVCEFSAGVRRFEVVRSPQWERPAKRAGGKSTVTEQAKTLLSEFVDGAWVQKSSRNDEASAEITELLGMNREQFTRVVMLPQGDFAAFLRADAASREQLLQQLFGTSRFEDIERRLKAELVEATDRFDKAQEQSEHVLRRARDEIRRYRGELAEGSGADDDGVEAEGGETELEQFQAELDSRSAAARKELAELMTARESAEKHLQEFEHRRARGIALQQLIRDEAEHARSEAEIEPQRAALATHAAASLLAGSVRAAEAATRRAENRRTEAAGALQALAEHVLAPVYGVSAAAGTTLPDGVEARVGADLAAVRAALEDEERNVALLARAGAEQDAAEAHRAQAVDADASLDSLRAEETELAAEAAALGRLAEGEPRAETALAAAEELVATISGYAAANERAAATATAAADARQEYQDLRQQWQDLLQARLDQAAAELAQELTDGAPCPVCGGLEHPRPAALPDGEAPVTREAEQAAKARAGKAEAAYEEARRLAGTAAEETAALRARGGAGDAAAAQEQLDAARAELEKARGAVRLLAEADRRLTAIAAELATAEAARSEALIAAAQADSRAAAAREQAAELSARIREARQGFPSISERVQSLTLFAELAAAAREAAGAAAAAEDESGRVSAELDAALAGTAFASAAEVEAALLDAATADAYALAVSNWEEQGRRLLLRRESQAAAGPDDAAGEPLAVPDEEDVAEAAEAAAAARKEQEEAALLVRLLEGSAGRLAEYSSELEASLKRSAPLRARRDLLQSVADTARGGGENQYKMTLSTYVLAARLEQVAAAATERLAAMTGGRYALVHSDSKSGNRKAGLGLHVTDEWTGQHRDTSTLSGGESFMASLALALGLADVVQQEAGGVNIETLFVDEGFGSLDEQSLEQVMDALEGLRDGGRVVGLVSHVAEMKQRIPAQLQILKGRNGSSVRYSAGEALIH; this comes from the coding sequence ATGCAGGCCTTCGGCCCGTTCGCAGACCGGCAGGTTATCGACTTCGACGAGCTGGGCGCCCACGGGCTCTTCCTGTTGAACGGACCTACGGGTGCGGGGAAAACCAGCGTGCTCGACGCCATCTGCTTCGCCCTCTACGGCACCGTCCCCGGTGCCCGCCAGCAGGGACGCCGGCTGCGCAGCGACCACGCTGCCCAGGACACGGCCCCCGAAGTGGTCTGCGAGTTCAGTGCCGGTGTCCGCCGCTTCGAAGTTGTCCGGAGCCCGCAGTGGGAGCGTCCCGCCAAGCGGGCGGGCGGGAAAAGCACCGTCACCGAGCAGGCCAAGACACTGCTGAGCGAATTCGTTGACGGTGCGTGGGTCCAGAAGTCGTCCCGCAACGACGAAGCTTCAGCGGAAATCACCGAGCTGCTCGGGATGAACCGGGAGCAGTTCACCCGCGTGGTAATGCTGCCCCAGGGGGATTTTGCGGCCTTCCTGCGCGCCGATGCAGCCTCGCGCGAGCAGCTGCTGCAGCAGCTCTTCGGCACCTCCCGGTTTGAAGACATAGAACGCAGGCTCAAGGCCGAGCTTGTCGAAGCCACCGACCGCTTTGACAAGGCGCAGGAGCAGTCCGAACACGTGCTGCGTCGTGCACGTGACGAAATCCGGCGCTACCGCGGCGAACTCGCAGAAGGCAGCGGAGCGGATGACGACGGTGTCGAGGCCGAGGGCGGGGAAACGGAGCTCGAACAGTTCCAGGCGGAGCTCGACTCCCGAAGCGCCGCGGCCCGCAAGGAACTCGCGGAGCTGATGACGGCACGGGAAAGCGCCGAGAAGCACCTGCAGGAATTCGAGCACCGCCGTGCCCGCGGCATTGCCCTGCAGCAGCTGATCCGGGACGAAGCGGAACATGCCCGGTCCGAAGCGGAGATTGAGCCGCAGCGGGCCGCGCTTGCGACCCACGCGGCCGCCTCCCTGCTGGCAGGCAGCGTACGGGCCGCGGAAGCCGCTACCCGGCGTGCAGAAAACCGCCGCACCGAAGCGGCCGGCGCCCTGCAGGCGCTGGCCGAGCATGTGCTGGCCCCTGTCTACGGTGTGTCGGCGGCCGCCGGGACCACGCTGCCGGACGGTGTGGAGGCACGCGTCGGTGCGGACCTCGCAGCCGTACGCGCGGCGTTGGAAGACGAAGAACGCAACGTGGCCCTGCTCGCCCGTGCCGGAGCGGAGCAGGACGCTGCAGAAGCCCACCGGGCGCAGGCCGTCGATGCCGACGCCTCGCTGGACTCCCTGCGGGCGGAAGAGACGGAACTGGCCGCTGAAGCCGCGGCGCTGGGACGGCTGGCGGAAGGGGAACCGCGGGCAGAAACCGCCCTGGCCGCCGCCGAAGAACTGGTCGCGACCATCAGCGGCTATGCCGCCGCCAACGAGCGCGCAGCAGCGACCGCGACGGCGGCTGCCGACGCCCGGCAGGAGTATCAGGATCTGCGGCAGCAGTGGCAGGATCTGCTGCAGGCACGCCTGGACCAGGCAGCGGCGGAGCTGGCACAGGAACTCACAGACGGCGCGCCGTGCCCGGTATGCGGGGGACTCGAGCACCCGCGCCCGGCGGCGCTGCCCGACGGCGAGGCTCCGGTCACCCGCGAAGCCGAGCAGGCAGCCAAGGCACGCGCGGGCAAGGCCGAAGCGGCCTACGAAGAAGCCCGGCGCTTGGCCGGTACAGCTGCCGAGGAAACCGCAGCCCTTCGCGCCCGCGGCGGTGCGGGGGATGCCGCCGCCGCACAGGAACAGCTCGATGCGGCCCGCGCAGAGTTGGAGAAAGCCCGCGGCGCCGTCCGGTTGCTGGCCGAAGCAGACCGGCGCCTGACGGCAATCGCTGCGGAACTGGCGACCGCCGAGGCTGCCCGTTCCGAGGCCCTTATTGCTGCTGCACAGGCGGATTCGCGTGCCGCCGCAGCCCGTGAACAGGCAGCGGAACTGTCCGCGCGCATCCGCGAGGCCCGCCAGGGCTTCCCGAGCATCAGCGAACGCGTCCAGTCCCTGACGCTGTTCGCGGAGCTTGCCGCCGCCGCCCGCGAGGCGGCAGGCGCGGCGGCCGCGGCCGAAGACGAGTCGGGCCGGGTCAGCGCTGAACTGGATGCAGCCCTGGCCGGAACAGCCTTTGCCTCGGCGGCCGAGGTTGAGGCTGCCTTGCTCGATGCCGCCACCGCAGACGCCTATGCCTTGGCAGTTTCGAACTGGGAAGAGCAGGGCCGCAGGCTGCTGCTGCGGCGGGAATCCCAGGCAGCGGCCGGACCGGACGATGCCGCGGGGGAGCCGCTGGCCGTACCGGACGAGGAAGACGTGGCAGAGGCGGCAGAGGCGGCCGCGGCTGCACGGAAGGAACAGGAAGAGGCCGCCCTGCTGGTCCGCCTGCTGGAAGGCTCCGCCGGGCGGCTCGCTGAATACTCCAGCGAGCTGGAGGCGTCGCTTAAACGCAGCGCGCCCCTTCGCGCCCGGCGGGACCTGCTGCAGTCGGTGGCGGATACTGCCCGGGGCGGCGGCGAAAACCAGTACAAGATGACCCTGAGTACCTACGTCCTGGCCGCCCGGCTGGAGCAGGTGGCAGCGGCCGCCACGGAACGGCTGGCTGCCATGACCGGAGGTCGGTACGCGCTGGTACACAGCGATTCCAAGTCCGGCAACCGCAAGGCCGGCCTCGGCCTGCACGTCACCGACGAGTGGACCGGCCAGCACCGGGATACTTCCACCCTTTCCGGTGGCGAAAGCTTCATGGCCTCCCTGGCCCTTGCCCTGGGGCTGGCCGACGTGGTCCAGCAGGAAGCAGGGGGCGTGAACATTGAAACCCTGTTCGTGGATGAAGGGTTCGGCAGCCTCGACGAGCAGTCCCTGGAGCAGGTCATGGACGCGCTGGAAGGGCTGCGCGACGGCGGCCGGGTGGTCGGGCTTGTCAGCCACGTGGCGGAAATGAAACAACGGATCCCGGCGCAGCTCCAGATCCTCAAGGGTCGCAACGGATCCTCGGTCCGTTACAGCGCCGGCGAGGCCCTGATCCACTGA
- a CDS encoding exonuclease SbcCD subunit D, which produces MRLLHTSDWHLGRSFHGVGMLDAQADFIDRLVDTVREQRVDAVLIAGDVYDRALPAVDTVRLLDSALERITGAGAVVVLSSGNHDSAARLGFGSALFERAGVHLRTRYEDIARPVLLPAEGRPVAVYGIPYLEPRLAAGELGVEVPNHFSVTEAAVRRIRADILAREQAGAPVASVVMAHTFASGGISSDSERDLAVGGLGAVPLDLFDEFSYTALGHLHGRQQLRPAVRYSGSPLPYSFSEARQAKGGWLLEFDGGGLASVEAVTWPARRRLAVLRGKLDDLLADPDLAEAQDAYCQVTLTDSQRPARAMELLRTRFPDTLVLAFDPEGGARGPDQTYSQRLAKATDDLDICCGFLEHVRSRSAADEEKDLFIEILGKVREAEAAQ; this is translated from the coding sequence ATGCGTTTACTGCACACTTCAGACTGGCACCTGGGCCGATCCTTCCACGGCGTGGGAATGCTCGATGCCCAGGCGGACTTCATCGACCGCCTCGTGGACACTGTCCGGGAACAGCGGGTGGATGCCGTGCTGATCGCGGGAGACGTATATGACCGCGCGCTTCCGGCGGTGGACACCGTGCGCCTGCTGGATTCGGCGCTGGAGCGCATCACGGGTGCCGGCGCGGTGGTGGTGCTGTCCAGCGGCAACCATGATTCCGCCGCCCGGCTGGGTTTTGGCAGCGCACTCTTCGAGCGGGCCGGCGTGCACCTGCGCACGCGGTATGAAGACATTGCCCGCCCCGTGCTGCTGCCCGCCGAGGGCAGGCCGGTGGCCGTCTACGGCATCCCGTACCTGGAGCCCCGCCTCGCCGCCGGGGAGCTGGGCGTTGAGGTCCCGAACCACTTCTCCGTCACCGAGGCGGCCGTACGGCGCATCCGCGCGGACATCCTTGCCCGCGAACAGGCCGGGGCGCCCGTCGCATCCGTGGTGATGGCCCATACGTTCGCCAGCGGCGGCATCAGCAGCGACAGCGAACGCGACCTGGCGGTGGGCGGGCTTGGTGCCGTCCCACTGGACCTGTTCGACGAGTTCTCCTACACAGCCCTGGGACACCTGCACGGCCGGCAGCAGCTGCGCCCCGCGGTCCGTTACAGCGGCTCCCCGCTCCCGTATTCCTTCTCCGAGGCACGGCAGGCCAAGGGTGGATGGCTGCTGGAGTTCGACGGCGGCGGCCTCGCTTCCGTAGAGGCCGTCACCTGGCCGGCCCGGCGCCGGCTGGCGGTGCTGCGCGGCAAGCTCGACGATCTCCTGGCGGATCCGGATCTTGCCGAGGCCCAGGATGCCTACTGCCAGGTCACCCTGACAGACAGCCAGCGGCCCGCCAGGGCCATGGAACTGCTCCGCACCCGCTTCCCGGACACCCTCGTCCTGGCTTTCGATCCGGAGGGCGGCGCCCGGGGACCGGACCAGACGTACAGCCAGCGGCTGGCGAAGGCGACTGACGATCTCGACATCTGCTGCGGCTTCCTTGAGCACGTCCGCTCGCGCAGCGCAGCCGATGAGGAAAAGGACCTCTTCATCGAAATCCTGGGCAAGGTCCGCGAAGCAGAGGCAGCACAGTGA
- a CDS encoding MIP/aquaporin family protein — protein sequence MSSESLPLSGARAAAPARTAAPANGGYNYGFVGRTVAEAIGSFLLLFVGIGIAIFGNTAGGGIGSPLAFGLALAGAMVAFGYISGGHFNPAITLGSAVAGRTAWKFVLPYIVAQLVGAILGVAILWVVITGHDQIGEQARQFLTGTANGYDGHSTNLFPLPSALLMEVVAGALLTAVFLGAASRKAGTGSRKSLAVSGAFAVGVTYAVLLTVLVPVTNGGINPARSTAVAIFSEGWALEQVWLFWAAPLLGAVIAGLIFRSVDMTIDAHRSPADSFLEEDTLAGDDTETVKPATLAKPAAAKPAAGSTKPVVDEEARGFFDKPADGTSRPEDGTPGNRA from the coding sequence ATGTCATCTGAGTCCTTACCACTCAGCGGAGCCCGGGCCGCAGCGCCCGCCCGCACTGCGGCGCCTGCAAACGGTGGCTACAACTACGGGTTTGTCGGACGGACGGTAGCCGAGGCCATCGGTTCGTTCCTGCTTCTCTTCGTCGGCATCGGGATTGCCATCTTCGGCAACACCGCCGGCGGCGGCATTGGCTCGCCGCTGGCCTTCGGCCTGGCCCTTGCCGGTGCAATGGTGGCTTTCGGCTACATTTCCGGCGGCCACTTCAACCCCGCAATCACGCTCGGCAGCGCAGTGGCCGGCCGCACGGCCTGGAAGTTCGTCCTGCCGTACATCGTGGCCCAGCTGGTCGGCGCCATACTCGGTGTTGCGATCCTGTGGGTGGTCATCACCGGCCACGACCAGATCGGTGAGCAGGCCCGTCAGTTCCTGACCGGCACGGCCAACGGTTACGACGGGCACTCTACGAACCTCTTCCCGCTTCCCAGCGCGCTGCTGATGGAGGTTGTTGCCGGCGCCCTGCTGACCGCCGTCTTCCTCGGCGCAGCGTCCCGCAAGGCAGGCACGGGCTCCCGCAAGTCCCTCGCCGTGTCAGGCGCCTTCGCCGTCGGCGTGACCTATGCCGTCCTGCTGACCGTCCTTGTTCCCGTCACCAACGGCGGCATCAACCCGGCCCGTTCCACCGCCGTCGCAATCTTCTCCGAAGGCTGGGCACTGGAGCAGGTGTGGCTCTTCTGGGCTGCACCCTTGCTCGGCGCAGTGATTGCCGGCCTGATTTTCCGCAGCGTGGACATGACCATCGACGCCCACCGCAGCCCGGCGGACTCCTTCCTGGAGGAGGACACGCTTGCTGGGGATGACACCGAAACCGTCAAGCCGGCCACGCTGGCCAAGCCGGCAGCAGCCAAGCCGGCAGCCGGCAGCACGAAGCCGGTTGTTGACGAGGAAGCCCGCGGCTTCTTCGACAAGCCGGCCGACGGCACCTCCCGTCCGGAGGACGGCACGCCGGGCAACCGCGCCTAG
- a CDS encoding ADP-ribosylglycohydrolase family protein, which produces MIPEPASAPAFLSSAALSPKIRGCLLGGALGDAAGHAAGDSSGTSITADTQLALYSLDGLLEAIEWANQGVGADETACIWLAYLRWMRGRGLPLPENGPSPLPRPIDAEPLLQPAGTEQAADLDPDVLQALSTGEMGTRQRPLNTGVDTPAALVRSAPFGLLPYVGTETVYKLALDAASLTHGHPSARHSAAVFASMVHGLLAPGATLRSAATESLAQARANGVPELADRLQAVPADDGGAGAAGTGAPGGTPTAEEALAIGLHAAQAVEDAADAAVEDGDLSAATAAAIRDAATAGGAPAAVVTGSLLGTRYGTLPETGLEALKERGVIEKLASGFIAATVAP; this is translated from the coding sequence GTGATCCCCGAACCCGCTTCCGCTCCTGCCTTCCTTTCCTCCGCTGCCCTGTCGCCGAAGATCCGGGGCTGCCTGCTCGGCGGCGCACTGGGCGATGCCGCCGGCCATGCCGCCGGGGATTCCTCCGGCACCTCGATCACGGCGGACACACAGCTGGCCCTGTATTCCCTCGATGGGCTGCTGGAGGCCATTGAATGGGCAAATCAGGGAGTGGGAGCGGACGAGACGGCGTGCATCTGGCTGGCCTATCTCCGCTGGATGCGCGGCCGGGGGCTCCCGCTTCCCGAGAACGGTCCGTCGCCGCTGCCCCGCCCCATCGACGCGGAGCCGCTGCTGCAGCCGGCCGGAACCGAGCAGGCCGCAGACCTGGACCCCGACGTCCTGCAGGCGCTCTCCACCGGGGAAATGGGTACCCGGCAGCGCCCGCTCAACACCGGCGTCGACACTCCTGCCGCGCTGGTGCGCTCTGCCCCGTTCGGGCTGCTCCCCTACGTCGGGACCGAAACGGTCTACAAGCTGGCCCTTGACGCTGCCTCGCTGACGCACGGACATCCTTCGGCCCGGCACAGCGCAGCAGTCTTCGCGTCGATGGTGCACGGTCTGCTGGCGCCGGGGGCAACGCTCCGCAGCGCGGCAACGGAGTCGCTGGCCCAAGCCCGGGCCAACGGAGTTCCGGAGCTCGCGGACCGGCTGCAGGCGGTACCGGCCGACGACGGCGGTGCGGGTGCAGCAGGCACCGGCGCCCCGGGCGGGACGCCCACGGCGGAAGAAGCCCTGGCGATCGGCCTGCACGCCGCGCAGGCCGTGGAAGACGCAGCGGACGCTGCCGTGGAAGACGGGGACCTCAGTGCGGCAACAGCAGCTGCCATCCGGGACGCGGCAACAGCAGGCGGCGCGCCGGCCGCCGTCGTGACGGGAAGCCTGCTGGGGACCCGGTACGGCACCCTTCCGGAAACCGGCTTGGAGGCGCTGAAGGAACGCGGGGTTATTGAGAAACTGGCCTCGGGGTTCATCGCGGCCACGGTCGCACCCTAG
- a CDS encoding exonuclease domain-containing protein: MPEAGLSFTAIDFETANGFRGSPCSVGLVRVRGGQVVEEASWLMRPPEGHDYFDPRNVRIHGIEPGMVAGAPRFGELFPEIGAFIGDDLLVAHNAAFDLGVIRSALEVSELAGPAYDYTCTVVHSRRTYQLPSHSLPFAAEAAGVPLLNHHDATEDARACAGIMVDIARRSGARSMPEFFLRDGRPASHLPAYVPGQHPLSKATRDALARGTGTPAAAAGGWQGWPSEGDNPPPNPLADPAHPLFGQTVVFTGNLGMARQTAKDRAAEVGARTASNVTRATSVLVVGDGFEPGDLRSGRLTGKARRVLDLHERGQRIEVLSEAEFLQTLGGIWPRASQ, encoded by the coding sequence ATGCCTGAGGCAGGGCTCAGTTTTACCGCAATAGATTTTGAAACAGCCAACGGCTTCCGCGGCTCGCCATGTTCCGTGGGCCTGGTCCGGGTCCGCGGGGGACAGGTTGTCGAGGAAGCGTCCTGGCTGATGCGGCCTCCGGAGGGGCACGACTACTTTGATCCGCGCAACGTGCGGATCCACGGCATTGAACCCGGGATGGTGGCAGGAGCTCCCCGGTTCGGTGAACTCTTTCCGGAGATCGGCGCCTTCATCGGCGATGACCTGCTGGTGGCGCACAATGCCGCCTTTGACCTGGGCGTGATCCGTTCCGCACTGGAGGTCTCCGAGCTGGCGGGGCCGGCGTATGACTACACCTGCACAGTGGTCCATTCGCGGCGCACCTACCAGCTGCCGTCGCATTCGCTGCCCTTTGCCGCGGAAGCTGCCGGAGTGCCCCTGCTGAACCACCACGACGCCACCGAGGACGCACGCGCCTGCGCCGGGATCATGGTGGATATTGCCCGCCGCAGCGGCGCCCGGTCGATGCCGGAGTTTTTCCTGCGCGACGGCCGGCCTGCGTCCCATCTGCCGGCCTACGTGCCGGGGCAGCACCCGCTCTCCAAGGCCACGAGGGATGCCCTGGCCCGGGGCACCGGCACTCCGGCTGCGGCAGCCGGCGGGTGGCAGGGCTGGCCGTCGGAGGGTGACAATCCGCCGCCTAATCCGCTGGCGGACCCGGCGCATCCCCTGTTCGGCCAGACTGTTGTGTTCACCGGCAACCTGGGCATGGCCCGGCAGACCGCGAAGGACCGGGCCGCAGAGGTCGGCGCCCGTACGGCCAGCAACGTCACCCGCGCCACCAGTGTGCTGGTGGTCGGGGACGGTTTTGAGCCCGGGGACCTGCGCAGCGGGCGCCTGACCGGCAAGGCACGGCGGGTGCTGGACCTGCACGAGCGGGGCCAGCGCATCGAAGTCCTGTCGGAAGCCGAATTCCTGCAGACCCTCGGCGGCATTTGGCCGCGGGCATCGCAGTAG
- a CDS encoding DedA family protein yields MTITQAVTPATSVPAEASGDPSALGGVADWAVGMMETIGAPGAGLAIALENLFPPLPSEIILPLAGFTASQGNFSIAAALFWTTLGSVVGALALYGLGAWLGRNRMRRLVAKVPLVDLEDVDKVEAWFGRHGNKAVFFGRMIPLFRSLISIPAGIERMHLLTFTALTTAGSLIWNAIFIAAGYYLGESWHIVEEYAGVFQKIVIVAVIAAAVWFVVSKVRSSRRKQAARGNA; encoded by the coding sequence ATGACTATTACACAAGCCGTTACCCCAGCCACCTCCGTCCCCGCCGAAGCCTCCGGCGACCCCTCCGCCCTCGGGGGTGTGGCGGACTGGGCGGTCGGCATGATGGAAACCATCGGCGCTCCCGGCGCCGGGCTGGCCATCGCCCTGGAAAACCTCTTCCCCCCGCTGCCGAGCGAAATCATCCTGCCGCTGGCCGGCTTCACCGCCAGCCAGGGCAACTTCTCCATCGCCGCCGCACTGTTCTGGACCACGCTGGGGTCCGTCGTCGGCGCCCTGGCACTCTACGGCCTCGGCGCGTGGCTGGGCCGGAACCGGATGCGCAGGCTGGTCGCGAAGGTGCCGCTGGTGGACCTGGAGGACGTGGACAAAGTCGAGGCCTGGTTCGGGCGGCACGGGAACAAGGCCGTGTTCTTCGGCCGGATGATCCCGCTGTTCCGCAGCCTCATCTCGATCCCTGCCGGCATCGAACGGATGCACCTGCTGACCTTCACGGCCCTGACCACTGCAGGCAGCCTGATCTGGAACGCAATCTTCATCGCGGCCGGTTACTACTTGGGTGAAAGCTGGCACATCGTCGAAGAGTACGCCGGCGTTTTCCAGAAGATCGTCATCGTGGCGGTAATTGCCGCGGCGGTTTGGTTCGTGGTTTCCAAGGTGCGTAGCTCCCGGCGGAAGCAGGCGGCCCGCGGCAATGCCTGA
- the rdgB gene encoding RdgB/HAM1 family non-canonical purine NTP pyrophosphatase, giving the protein MPQPTARLVLATRNPGKLRELRELLRGQVPGLDVDTQVIDAAAAGVPDVAETGVTFEQNALLKAHAVAAATGLPAVADDSGLAVDVLGGAPGIFSARWSGRHGDDAANLELLLAQLGDISAEHRGAAFVCAAALALPDGGGTVERGELRGTLQDSPRGAGGFGYDPILQPAGLDRTCAELSSAEKNAISHRGQAFRALLPALVAALDDGSPGIS; this is encoded by the coding sequence CCACCCGAAACCCGGGCAAGCTGCGCGAGCTGCGGGAACTGCTCCGCGGGCAGGTGCCCGGCCTCGACGTCGACACTCAGGTGATCGATGCCGCCGCGGCCGGAGTGCCCGATGTCGCCGAAACCGGTGTGACCTTTGAACAGAACGCGCTGCTCAAGGCCCATGCGGTAGCGGCAGCCACCGGCCTGCCGGCCGTCGCGGACGATTCCGGGCTGGCCGTAGACGTCCTGGGCGGGGCGCCCGGGATTTTTTCGGCGCGCTGGTCCGGCCGGCACGGCGACGACGCGGCGAACCTCGAACTGCTCCTGGCCCAGCTGGGTGATATTTCCGCCGAGCACCGCGGGGCGGCGTTCGTCTGCGCTGCTGCCCTGGCACTGCCCGACGGCGGCGGGACCGTGGAACGCGGCGAACTGCGCGGAACACTGCAGGACTCGCCGCGGGGAGCGGGCGGGTTCGGCTACGACCCGATCCTGCAGCCGGCCGGACTGGACCGCACCTGCGCCGAACTGAGCAGTGCGGAAAAGAACGCCATCAGCCACCGCGGCCAGGCCTTCCGCGCCCTGCTGCCGGCCCTGGTAGCCGCCTTGGACGACGGGTCCCCGGGGATTTCCTGA